In Carya illinoinensis cultivar Pawnee chromosome 7, C.illinoinensisPawnee_v1, whole genome shotgun sequence, the following are encoded in one genomic region:
- the LOC122317464 gene encoding pentatricopeptide repeat-containing protein At3g09040, mitochondrial-like → MIREAIGSLLHHCSKTKAYRHGLSLHAAAFKTALQFDIIIANHIVNMYVKCGNIVSARRVFDEMSERNLVSWSAMISGCDQVGEHPMALELFSKMCPAPNEYVFASAISACASLLAMPQGQQLHAKSLKFGYASVSFVCNSLISMYMKCGRCNDALAVYTSTPEPNSVSYNALISGFVENGQLEKGFEVFKIMHQQGFVPDRFTFVGALEICSDSNDCVMGTALHAQTVKLELDSTPFIGNVMISMYSRFNLIDEAEKIFRLIKRKDVISWNTIITAYSRCDNHSKGLSVFKGMENDYYVRPDDFTFASLLAACASLASIRHGKQIHAHIIRTRLYQDVGVGNALVNMYAKCGSIGCAHNVFNRIHHRNNFSWNAMIAGFAKHGLGERALDLFEQMKAMGLNPDSVTFVGLLLACNHAGLVDKGEVLFNSMEKAYGITPDIQHFSCLIDMLGRAGRLTKAEEYIKKFPFGHDPVVLGSLLSACRLHGDIEIGEWWAKQLLKTQPVTSSPYVLLANLYALDEMWGDVAEARNMLKGSGLRKTPGHSLIEVNGKFEKFTIGDFSHSRIHGIKNILRTLNWAVREVFLAI, encoded by the coding sequence ATGATAAGGGAAGCCATTGGTTCGCTTTTGCACCACTGCTCGAAAACGAAGGCGTACcgacatggcctttctcttcaTGCGGCCGCCTTTAAAACAGCGTTGCAATTCGATATCATCATTGCCAACCACATCGTCAACATGTATGTCAAGTGCGGTAACATTGTTTCTGCACGTCGCGTGTTTGATGAGATGTCCGAAAGAAACCTTGTGTCCTGGTCGGCTATGATTTCGGGTTGTGATCAGGTTGGGGAGCATCCGATGGCACTTGAACTATTTTCTAAAATGTGTCCCGCGCCCAACGAGTACGTATTTGCCAGTGCTATCAGTGCATGTGCTAGCCTCCTGGCAATGCCACAGGGACAACAACTTCATGCTAAATCACTGAAGTTTGGCTATGCATCCGTCTCATTTGTTTGTAACTCTCTGATCTCGATGTATATGAAATGCGGTCGATGCAATGATGCCTTAGCAGTGTATACTAGTACACCAGAACCAAACTCTGTTTCATATAATGCTCTCATTTCTGGGTTTGTAGAAAATGGGCAGCTTGAAAAGGGGTTTGAAGTGTTCAAAATAATGCACCAACAAGGTTTTGTACCAGATCGTTTTACTTTCGTTGGAGCTTTGGAAATTTGCTCTGATTCAAATGATTGCGTAATGGGAACAGCGTTGCATGCCCAAACGGTCAAGCTTGAGCTCGACTCCACTCCTTTTATTGGCAATGTGATGATATCAATGTACTCGAGATTCAATTTGATAGATGAAGCGGAGAAGAtcttcagattaattaaaaggAAAGATGTCATTTCATGGAACACGATTATCACTGCTTATTCTCGTTGTGATAATCATTCAAAGGGCTTAAGTGTTTTCAAAGGGATGGAGAATGACTATTATGTGAGACCTGATGACTTCACCTTTGCCAGCCTCCTTGCCGCCTGTGCCAGTCTTGCTTCTATTCGCCATGGCAAGCAGATTCATGCTCATATAATCAGAACAAGGCTGTATCAAGATGTGGGAGTTGGTAACGCTCTAGTGAACATGTATGCTAAATGTGGTTCCATTGGATGTGCACATAACGTATTTAACAGAATACACCATCGCAATAATTTTTCATGGAACGCCATGATTGCCGGATTTGCAAAGCATGGACTTGGTGAAAGGGCCCTAGATCTTTTTGAGCAGATGAAGGCCATGGGGTTAAATCCAGATTCCGTGACATTCGTTGGACTTCTCCTGGCTTGCAATCATGCAGGGCTTGTGGACAAGGGCGAAGTTCTTTTTAATTCAATGGAAAAGGCTTATGGGATTACTCCTGATATACAACATTTCTCATGTCTTATTGATATGTTGGGACGGGCTGGGAGATTAACAAAGGCAGAAGAGTACATCAAGAAATTTCCTTTTGGGCATGACCCAGTTGTTTTAGGGAGCTTGCTTTCAGCATGTCGCCTGCATGGGGATATTGAAATCGGGGAGTGGTGggctaaacaactcctaaagaCTCAGCCCGTGACTAGTTCACCTTATGTTCTATTGGCGAACTTGTATGCTTTGGATGAGATGTGGGGTGATGTTGCGGAGGCAAGGAATATGTTGAAGGGCAGTGGGTTGAGGAAGACACCTGGCCATAGTCTGATTGAAGTAAacggaaaatttgaaaaattcacTATAGgggatttttctcattcaagGATACATGGGATAAAGAACATTCTAAGAACTTTAAACTGGGCAGTGCGTGAAGTCTTCTTGGCCATATGA